One stretch of Cryptococcus neoformans var. neoformans B-3501A chromosome 5, whole genome shotgun sequence DNA includes these proteins:
- a CDS encoding hypothetical protein (Match to ESTs gb|CF187045.1|CF187045, gb|CF187415.1|CF187415, gb|CF191001.1|CF191001; HMMPfam hit to polyprenyl_synt, Polyprenyl synthetase, score: 353.9, E(): 2.2e-103), with protein sequence MSSLNPEIDGHSYNRPDAGAQTPVDAKAARRARFEKVFDQIAEELLTYVKGEGMPKDAVEWYQKVLYHNTPGGKLNRGMSVVDTVEILKGRELSEEEYTNAAILGWCVELLQAYFLVADDIMDQSVTRRGQPCWYRVPNVGNIAINDAFMLEAAIYYLLKKHFRSQKYYVDLMELFLETTFQTELGQLVDLITAPEDHVDLNKFSLEKHHLIVVYKTAFYSFYLPVALAMHMSGVEDKAAFDLALKILLPLGEYFQVQDDYLDCYGKPEHIGKIGTDILDNKCSWNVNTALAHATPEQRKILDENYGRKDSTCEARVKELFSQTPISIPERFEKYEKESYEKINALIEQVDEEKTGLKKEVFRSFLAKVYKRSK encoded by the exons ATGTCCTCGCTCAACCCCGAAATTGACGGCCATTCCTACAACCGCCCGGACGCTGGAGCTCAGACTCCCGTTGACGCCAAGGCTGCGCGAAGGGCCCGTTTCGAAAAGGTCTTTGACCAGATTGCCGAGGAGCTTTTGACGTATGTCAAGGGTGAGGGTATGCCCAAGGATGCTGTAGAGTGGTACCAAAAG GTACTTTACCACAACACTCCCGGTG GCAAGCTCAACCGTGGTATGTCCGTCGTCGACACTGTCGAAATCCTCAAGGGCCGAGAACTATCTGAGGAAGAATACACCAATGCCGCTATCCTTGGATGGTGTGTAGAGCTC CTCCAAGCTTATTTCCTTGTCGCCGATGACATTATGGACCAGAGCGTTACCCGTCGAGGACAGCCCTGTTGGTACCGAGTG CCTAACGTCGGTAACATCGCAATTAACGACGCTTTCATGCTTGAAGCCGCCATCTATTACCTCCTCAAGAAACACTTCAGGAGCCAAAAATACTATGTCGACTTGATGGAACTCTTCCTAGAGACTACCTTCCAAACTGAGCTCGGCCAGTTGGTCGACCTCATTACCGCGCCTGAAGACCACGTCGACTTGAACAAATTCTCTCTCGAGAA GCACCACCTCATTGTCGTTTACAAGACTGCTTTCTACTCTTTCTACCTCCCCGTCGCTCTTGCCATGCACATG TCCGGTGTTGAGGACAAGGCTGCTTTCGATCTCGCCCTCAaaatccttctccccctcgGCGAGTACTTCCAGGTTCAGGACGACTATCTCGATTGCTACGGCAAGCCCGAGCACATTGGCAAGATTGGTACTGATATCCTC GACAACAAGTGCTCTTGGAACGTCAACACCGCCCTCGCTCACGCTACCCCTGAACAGCGTAAGATCCTCGATGAAAACTATGGCCGAAAGGACAGCACCTGCGAAGCCCGCGTCAAGGAGCTTTTCTCTCAAACACCTATCTCTATCCCTGAGCGATTCGAAAAGTACGAGAAGGAAAGCTACGAGAAGATCAATGCTTTGATCGAGCAAGtcgatgaggaaaaaactggtttgaagaaggaagtgtTCAGGAGTTTTTTGGCCAAGGTGTACAAGAGGTCAAAGTAG
- a CDS encoding hypothetical protein (Match to EST gb|CF192613.1|CF192613): MTTAHIDRSDLCIPKLKTFVYDSKHDIKLDAYIPQPGSASGEAIQEHGQKLQLEGKAEKELKKMPVVVQFHLGGMVGGSRVMVFPANLPALFNSKGILFVSADYRLLFPSTPSDIVNDVRTLMSYLSDPSTPLAKTLASSGYMVDKDNLIVNGASGGNYPARAAATIADIKPRPIAWINFFGQSGDWLLDFWCQGADIEKSMPSNVHLHDMKRAEELEKMKGGEVTTEDPYIVVDGKLTSAKGRFSLFLKWQRDGVFLDYLLSEPELSAKLAKLRYEERLAAIPVSKRSLLLPSTDATPPTYIIHGKEDHTIPIEDSMATEKDLKEMRKEVKVEWVADAAHMLLQPSGEEMKLVEGIDEIVQRMVNWTIGILERKAEIERLL, encoded by the exons ATGACCACAGCTCACATTGATCGATCCGACTTGTGTATACCCAAACTGAAGACGTTTGTGTACGACTCGAAGCATGATATCAAGCTGGATGCTTATATACCTCAGCCTGGAAGTGCAAGCGGAGAGGCGATACAGGAGCATGGCCAGAAGCTGCAACTGGAAGGAAAAGcagagaaggagttgaaAAAGATGCCGGTGGTAGTGCAATTTCATCTGGGTGGCATGGTGGGTGGATCGAGAGTAATGGTATTCCCGGCGAATTTGCCTG CATTGTTCAACTCAAAAggcatcctcttcgtctccGCCGACTACCGCCTGCTTTTCCCCAGTACACCTTCTGATATCGTCAACGACGTCCGTACCCTTATGAGCTACCTTTCCGACCCTTCTACCCCTCTCGCTAAAACTCTCGCTTCTTCGGGCTATATGGTCGACAAGGACAACCTAATAGTGAACGGAGCTTCAGGCGGAAATTACCCAGCGAGAGCAGCAGCGACGATTGCAGACATCAAACCCCGTCCTATCGCATGGATTAACTTCTTTGGACAAAGTGGGGATTGGTTATTGGACTTTTGGTGCCAAGGGGCAGATATCGAAAAATCAATGCCTTCGAATGTGCATTTACACGATATGAAGCGAGCAgaggagctggagaagatgaaaggaGGCGAAGTCACGACGGAGGATCCGTATATTGTTGTGGATGGGAAACTAACGTCAGCCAAGGGAAGATTCAGCCTTTTTTTGAAATGGCAGAGGGATGGGGTGTTTTTGGATTATCTCCTTTCCGAACCAGAACTTTCGGCGAAACTTGCGAAACTGCGGTATGAAGAGCGACTCGCAGCTATCCCAGTTTCGAAACGATCCCTTCTACTTCCCTCAACCGACGCTACACCGCCAACGTACATCATCCACGGTAAAGAAGACCATACCATCCCGATCGAAGATAGTATGGCAACGGAGAAGGacttgaaggagatgaggaaggaggtaAAAGTGGAGTGGGTGGCGGATGCGGCACATATGTTGTTACAGCCAAGCGGGGAGGAAATGAAGTTGGTAGAAGGGATAGATGAGATCGTACAGAGGATGGTTAACTGGACGATAGGGattttggagaggaaggcagAGATTGAAAGATTGTTGTAA
- a CDS encoding hypothetical protein (Match to ESTs gb|CF186409.1|CF186409, gb|CF191909.1|CF191909, gb|CF191880.1|CF191880) — MSAPHHQQGDRVEYDEPNLPRLNQNEFEDSSSEFSEDPKAPVKRGIASASRVLSVITKKDIRIAYLALTVLALGMAFAQYTQTTFTAYATSAFKSHSELAAAAVVSRVFSMIAYLIVPKICDNVGRISPSIIISMVVFTVLSDAMMAGCKNVQTYIGANVFSGLSSTGYTIALQIYYAETTAIRERALWNVAADSFSAIITLYSGSTIGGLILENWGTTSGWRWGYGMWSIINTVLAIPFIAILFSWHRRVRRNPNVPRLPPHTNVIDQLFHEYDLIGSCLLVASVALILVPLTLAKGVASQWTDDNIAMICVGFGLLVLFIVWSIPKKWRPKWFFTPRLPLIPWYTLKNRSLMSMFVINMCDFMSYGVFTTYFQTFMQVAVRTSASKASMIDNTLRIVFQVTALVVGLVMRFWTPACVKLGLGKRLFHTRYPVWIGIPLCALSIGIDINFVQHPRRKSAIASYVIAKAIYGVGRGMFQTSAQITVQASSRRRELAIATGIFYFAASLGGAIGIAVAGAIWLNILPDALANNLPAASANLASTIYGSITVAISYDPNSEIGLAILKSYVHTMKILAIVSTCLQIPMLISMFFIEDLQLTEDEQIILGGKRIGLGKKKQEQIDEREGEEEVKMVEKEKPVVRAD, encoded by the exons ATGTCagctcctcatcatcagcaaggGGACAGGGTAGAATACGACGAACCCAACCTTCCTAGGCTCAATCAAAATGAGTTTGAAGACAGCTCTTCTGAGTTCAGTGAGGATCCCAAGGCCCCGGTGAAGCGAGGCATTGCCTCCGCAAGCCGTGTTCTTTCTGTGATCACCAAGAAGGATATCAGGATTGCTTATCTTGC CCTTACCGTCCTCGCTCTCGGGATGGCTTTCGCGCAATACACACAGACCACCTTCACAGCTTATGCCACCAGTGCCTTCAAGAGTCACTCTGagcttgctgctgccgctgtTGTTTCCCGAGTCTTCTCTATGATTGCCTACCTCATT GTTCCCAAAATCTGCGATAATGTAGGGCGTATCTCTCCTTCGATTATCATTTCCATGGTCGTCTTCACT GTTCTTAGTGACGCCATGATGGCCGGATGCAAGAATGTCCAGACGTATATTGGCGCGAATGTCTTCAGCGGGTTGTCGAGTACTGGTTACACTATCGCTCTTCAAATCTACTATGCCGAGACTACTGCTATTCGCGAACGAGCTTTATGGAACGTCGCCGCAGATTCTTTCA GCGCCATCATCACTCTTTATAGCGGTTCGACCATCGGTGGGCTTATCTTGGAAAACTGGGGCACAACTTCTGGTTGGCGATGGGGTTACGGAATGTGGTCCA TCATAAACACTGTCCTTGCTATTCCCTTCATCGCCATCTTGTTTTCTTGGCACCGACGAGTACGACGCAACCCAAATGTCCCTCGCCTTCCCCCGCACACCAACGTCATTGACCAGCTCTTCCACGAATACGATCTCATCGGTTCCTGTCTTCTTGTCGCTAGTGTGGCGTTAATCTTGGTTCCTCTGACTCTTGCCAAGGGCGTTGCGTCGCAATGGACTGACGACAACATTGCCATGATCTGTGTTGGTTTCggtcttcttgtccttttcatcgtttg GTCTATTCCTAAAAAATGGAGGCCTAAGTGGTTCTTCAcccctcgtcttcctctcatcccCTGGTACACTCTCAAAAATCGAAGTCTCATGTCTATGTTTGTTATCAACATGTGTGACTTCATGTCCTACGGTGTCTTCACCACTTATTTCCAAACCTTTATGCAAGTCGCCGTCCGAACATCTGCCAGCAAGGCTTCGATGATCGACAATACTCTCCGAATCGTCTTCCAGGTCACCGCACTCGTTGTCGGTCTCGTTATGCGATTCTGGACCCCTGCTTGTGTCAAGCTTGGTTTGGGCAAGCGACTCTTCCACACTAGATACCCTGTGTGGATCGGTATCCCTCTTTGTGCCCTTTCTATCGGTATCG ACATCAACTTTGTCCAACACCCTCGTAGGAAGAGTGCAATTGCCAGCTATGTTATCGCCAAGGCCATCTACGGTGTTGGTCGAGGG ATGTTCCAAACTTCCGCTCAAATCACCGTgcaagcttcttccagGAGGCGTGAGCTTGCCATTGCCACCGGTATTTTCTACTTTGCCGCCTCTTTGGGTGGTGCTATTGG TATTGCCGTCGCTGGTGCTATCTGGCTCAACATCTTGCCTGATGCTCTTGCCAATAACCTTCCCGCCGCTTCTGCTAACCTTGCTTCCACGATCT ATGGCAGTATCACAGTCGCCATTAGTTACGACCCCAATTCCGAGATTGGTTTGGCCATTCTCAAGTCCTATGTGCATACGATGAAGA TCCTTGCCATTGTTTCTACCTGCCTGCAAATCCCTATGCTGATTTCCATGTTCTTCATCGAAGACCTTCAGCTCACTGAGGACGAGCAGATTATCCTCGGTGGTAAGCGAATCGGTctgggcaagaagaagcaagagcaaATTGATGAgagggagggggaagaggaggtgaagatggtggaaaaggagaagccTGTCGTCAGGGCCGATTAA
- a CDS encoding hypothetical protein (Match to ESTs gb|CF193133.1|CF193133, gb|CF192791.1|CF192791; HMMPfam hit to Glyco_hydro_47, Glycosyl hydrolase family 47, score: 549.2, E(): 3.4e-162) — MSQVRSRASQGGKGKDEPQKRLDKKDIDRKVEQIQALGVLRTILSCLGLVAVLWFGWKTVAPILEKKTSPPVIPQAKLPGSKFGTIKPSDLPKINLSTKLEADIEKREAVKEAFEWSWHAYEKHAWGADEYQPLTQTGSNLTSAGGVGYTIVDSIDSLLIMDLIPEYQRARDWVRDHLNFDKDAQFNTFETTIRLLGGLLSAHYLSSTHSSPAIQADAPLYLDLAIDLGERLLGAFTSPTGIPWSGINLATRQGIPDRDNQGVASLAEAASLQLELKYLSHLTGDYVYWKKAEKVTEIIRAQAIHDGIAPIFISPVNGQFVASEIRLGSRGDSYYEYLLKQWLQTNRQEPVYRDMYDEAMVGIKRHLIGQTSKSNLIFTQELHPARHPRDQSATWQVVPKQDHLVCFLGGSFLLGITEGGKRDLDWENMEEKDREDFLVGQGIIESCMKTHDTATGLAPEIAMFVQWSDDRANEEDWYIKPNHNGILIDGRNILRPETVESLFLAYRATGDEKYRRWGWQIFEAFQKWCRVEDGGYAGIEDVQSMPPKQLDRMETFWLGETLKYLYLLFDDADHIPLDKNIFNTEAHILPVFTPEYVSSFALS, encoded by the exons ATGTCGCAAGTACGCTCAAGAGCCTCCCAGGGTGGGAAAGGCAAGGATGAGCCCCAGAAAAGGCTGGATAAGAAGGAC ATTGACAGAAAAGTCGAGCAAATACAAGCCCTTGGCGTATTAAGGACGATTCTTTCATGCTTGGGTCTTGTAGCTGTCTTGTGGTTCGGCTGGAAG ACCGTGGCACCCATCttggagaaaaagacaagCCCTCCTGTGATTCCGCAAGCAAAGCTTCCTGGAAGCAAATTCGGCACTATCAAGCCTTCGGATCTTCCTAAAATCAACCTAAGCACCAAGCTTGAAGCAGACATTGAAAAGAGGGAGGCAGTCAAGGAAGCTTTTGAG TGGAGTTGGCATGCATATG AGAAGCACGCTTGGGGAGCCGACGAA TACCAACCCTTGACCCAGACAGGCTCCAACTTGACTTCTGCCGGTGGCGTTGGGTACACAATCGTGGATTCTATTGATTCTTTGCTCATCATGGACTTGATTCCAGAGTACCAAAGGGCTCGAGACTGGGTCCGCGATCATCTTAACTTTGACAAGGATGCCCAGTTCAACACATTTGAAACTACCATTCGTCTCCTCGGTGGCCTTCTCTCTGCGCACTATCTCAGCTCTACCCACTCGTCCCCTGCCATCCAGGCCGATGCTCCTCTTTACCTCGATCTCGCCATCGACCTCGGTGAACGTCTTCTCGGCGCCTTCACCTCCCCTACCGGCATCCCTTGGTCAGGAATCAACCTTGCTACTCGTCAGGGTATTCCTGATAGAGACAACCAGGGCGTTGCCAGTTTGGCTGAAGCCGCTAGTTTGCAATTGGAACTCAAATATCTTAGTCATTTAACAGGAGACTATGTGTactggaagaaggcagagaagGTGACCGAGATCATTCGAGCGCAGGCAATCCATGATGGTATTgctcccatcttcatctc TCCCGTGAATGGGCAGTTTGTGGCTTCTGAGATCCGACTTGGGTCCAGAGGTGATTCTTACTACGAATACTTGCTCAA GCAATGGCTTCAAACT AACCGACAAGAGCCCGTTTACCGCGAT ATGTATGACGAAGCTATGGTCGGTATTAAGAGGCACCTCATTGGACAAACTAGCAAATCCaacctcatcttcacccagGAACTCCATCCTGCTCGACACCCGCGAGATCAAAGTGCCACATGGCAAGTCGTCCCCAAGCAAGACCACCTAGTCTGCTTCTTGGGCGGATCGTTCCTGCTCGGTATCACAGAAGGCGGAAAGAGAGATTTAGATTGGGAGAatatggaagaaaaggacagGGAGGATTTCCTCGTTGGTCAGGGGATCATCGAAAGTTGTATGAAGACCCATGACACTGCAAC CGGATTGGCTCCTGAGATTGCCATGTTTGTGCAATGGAGCGATGATCGAGCTAATGAGGAGGATTGGTACATCAAACCTAACCA CAACGGCATCCTCATCGATGGGCGCAATATCCTTCGACCCGAGACTGTTGagtctctctttctcgccTACCGAGCCACCGGTGATGAGAAGTACCGCCGATGGGGATGGCAAATATTCGAGGCTTTCCAGAAGTGGTGTAGGGTCGAAGACGGCGGTTATGCGGGTATTGAGGATGTGCAATCTATGCCGCCCAAGCAGTTGGACAGAATGGAGACGTTTtggctcggagaaacacTGA AGTATCTGTACTTGCTCTTCGATGATGCAGATCACATCCCACTTGACA AAAACATCTTCAACACCGAA GCCCATATCCTTCCCGTTTTCACGCCCGAATacgtctcttctttcgcccTTTCATAG
- a CDS encoding hypothetical protein (HMMPfam hit to IU_nuc_hydro, Inosine-uridine preferring nucleoside hydrolase, score: 122.8, E(): 8.1e-34), with protein MPHKIILDTDPGVDDVLAILLALSSPEVDLALISIVFGNTHAPVAHSNLLKIYHLLAQEVAQTAGAEGRYGRLKGQVKTVLAMGEDGPIGGEKAVAAYFHGPDGLSNISETHPHFTPPEIQPGDMHAHLDTSPKPSYEVILDILRAEPDDSVTIVALGPLTNIAHSLRADPETFTKVSRVVWMGGAIDHPGNTSPVAEFNCFADPYAASSVISAAKEGKIELVMAPLDITTPHAIPFSDLIHPSVVPIPEPSTGAVRKAPETPTPLEAFISAMLVRVRGLQASFGLPDAMEMHDPVAVWYAIAHAGVPRGAGPVEGWALQGREFTVERTGEYTRGMCVVDRRGTGETGVDRSKDERILSQGLAQDTGNTLPEKALKPRMLPLVITRTPGAEVLRSTLLGRVFGERE; from the exons ATGCCGCACAAAATCATCCTCGACACCGACCCAGGCGTAGACGACGtcctcgccatcctcctcgcGCTCTCCTCCCCCGAAGTCGACCTGgccctcatctccatcgtcTTTGGCAACACCCACGCGCCCGTTGCGCATAGTAACTTGTTAAAGATATACCATCTCCTGGCGCAAGAGGTGGCGCAGACTGCGGGCGCGGAGGGGAGGTATGGGAGGTTGAAGGGGCAGGTGAAGACGGTGTTGGCGATGGGGGAGGATGGGCCGATTGGCGGGGAGAAGGCGGTGGCTGCGTACTTT CATGGCCCAGATGGATTGTCAAACATTAGCGAGACGCACCCTCATTTCACTCCTCCCGAGATTCAGCCAGGGGACATGCATGCACATCTCGACACATCGCCTAAACCTTCTTACGAGGTGATACTTGATATCCTCAGGGCGGAGCCTGACGACAGCGTGACCATCGTTGCCCTCGGTCCAT TGACGAACATTGCACACTCTCTGCGTGCCGATCCAGAGACATTCACCAAAGTCTCCCGCGTTGTATGGATGGGCGGTGCGATCGATCACCCGGGTAACACTTCCCCCGTCGCTGAATTCAACTGTTTTGCCGACCCTTACGCCGCGTCTTCCGTCATCTCTGCCGCCAAGGAGGGTAAGATTGAACTCGTCATGGCTCCTCTCGACATCACCACCCCGCACGCCATCCCTTTTTCTGATCTGATCCATCCTTCCGTCGTCCCCATCCCCGAGCCATCCACCGGTGCTGTCCGAAAAGCCCCAGAAACGCCCACGCCGCTGGAAGCGTTCATCTCTGCGATGCTCGTCAGGGTCCGTGGTCTCCAAGCGAGTTTTGGGCTACCAGATGCGATGGAGATGCATGATCCTGTAGCTGTGTGGTATGCCATTGCGCACGCTGGTGTTCCCCGCGGAGCCGGGCCGGTGGAAGGGTGGGCGCTGCAGGGACGGGAGTTTACGGTCGAGCGGACGGGCGAGTACACGAGAGGGATGTGTGTGGTGGATCGACGCGGGACGGGGGAGACAGGCGTGGATAGGAGTAAGGATGAGCGTATTCTTTCACAGGGGCTGGCGCAGGACACGGGAAATACATTGCCAGAGAAGGCGTTGAAGCCGCGGATGTTGCCGCTTGTGATCACGCGCACGCCGGGGGCAGAAGTACTGAGGAGCACGCTGCTTGGACGGGTGTTTGGAGAGCGGGAGTAA
- a CDS encoding hypothetical protein (HMMPfam hit to Peptidase_M1, Peptidase family M1, score: 299.0, E(): 7.3e-87), translating to MSFHPQFIPHSAHIDRDPATLSNYLAIVTKHIDLDWTIDWDKQVFGGSATLTLEAREDGVNEVVLDSSFLDISKVEVDGEVAEYKLGKAIEIMGEGLTVSLPRAVSKGSSISVKVTYSTTSQCTAVGWLTPQQTKSGKYPYLYSQCQAIHARSMLPCQDTPAVKATYGAKVRSGRGLEVLMSALRKDTVDLGDGVTEFIYDQPVGIPSYLIAIGAGELTYKPFDKLSGRNWNTGCWTEPGNMDAAYWEFHKDTANFVATAEDLASEYKFGVYDVLFLPESFPYGGMENSCLTFATPTIIAGDRSQVDVVAHEISHSWFGNGIGCASWRHFWLNEGWTTYLERLIIRATHGEQARQLSFTVGRRGLVDDLARLESRFQRLVAEYKDYEDPDEGYSQVPYEKGANFLYYLEQTVGGLEIFLPYMKDYVKTFEGYAITTEQWRGHLFHYFGSLKNGEEIVRKLGKVDWDEWLHGDGGDLCVDIKYDDTLSKACYDLAERWNHARDSEDFSDFSPKDVENFSTTQKVIMLDRLETYPAFPPKAVSALDKAYSLSSTGNAEIALRFFEIALKSSADYAEKAAEWVVSKGRMKFCRPVFRLLNEQAPELAKKTFMEHAGFYHPIARKMIAKDLGLKVE from the exons ATGTCCTTCCACCCCCAGTTCATCCCACACTCAGCCCATATCGACAGGGACCCGGCGACCTTGTCCAACTACCTCGCCATCGTCACAAAGCACATTGACCTCGACTGGACTATCGATTGGGACAAGCAGGTCTTTGGCGGGTCTGCGACGCTCACGCTTGAGGCGAGGGAGGATGGTGTCAACGAGGTGGTGTTGGATAGCAGCTTTTTGGACATCAGCAAAGTTGAGGTGGACGGAGAAGTTGCT GAGTACAAGCTCGGCAAGGCGATTGAGATTATGGGTGAGGGGTTGACTGTTTCCCTCCCCAGAGCTGTCTCCAAAGGTTCT TCCATTTCCGTTAAAGTCACCTACTCGACCACTTCCCAATGTACCGCCGTTGGGTGGCTCACTCCTCAGCAGACCAAATCTGGTAAATACCCCTACCTCTACTCCCAATGCCAGGCTATTCATGCGAGGAGCATGCTTCCTTGCCAAGATACGCCTGCGGTCAAGGCGACTTATGGTGCCAAGGTCCGTTCTGGTAGGGGTTTGGAAGTGTTGATGAGTGCGTTGAGGAAAGATACTGTTGACCTTGGGGATGGTGTTACGGAATTTATCTATGATCAG CCCGTTGGCATCCCGAGCTACCTCATCGCCATCGGTGCAGGCGAACTCACCTACAAACCATTCGACAAGCTCTCTGGCCGGAACTGGAATACCGGCTGCTGGACCGAACCCGGAAACATGGACGCTGCCTATTGGGAATTCCACAAGGACACTGCCAACTTTGTCGCTACCGCCGAGGACCTCGCGTCCGAGTACAAGTTTGGCGTTTACgacgtcctcttcctccccgaGTCCTTCCCTTACGGCGGAATGGAAAACTCTTGTCTCACTTTCGCCACACCGACCATCATTGCCGGTGACCGATCCCAGGTAGACGTTGTCGCTCATGAGATTAGTCACTCGTGGTTCGGTAACGGGATCGGGTGTGCGTCATGGCGACATTTCTGGTTGAATGAAGGATGGACGACCTACCTCGAGCGATTGATCATCCGCGCTACCCACGGCGAACAGGCTCGTCAATTGTCTTTTACTGTCGGTCGACGGGGGTTGGTCGATGACCTTGCCCGATTGGAGTCTCGGTTCCAACGATTGGTCGCAGAGTACAAGGATTACGAGGATCCTGATGAGGGGTACAGTCAGGTACCGTATGAAAAGGGCGCAAACTTTTTGTATTACCTCGAACAGACTGTGGGAGGTCTCGAAATTTTCTTGCCGTACATGAAGGATTACGTCAAGACTTTTGAGGGATATGCGATCACCACTGAGCAGTGGAGGGGCCACTTGTTCCATTACTTTGGTAGTTTAAAGAATGGGGAAGAGATAGTGCGAAAGTTGGGCAAGGTTGATTGGGACGAG TGGCTTCACGGTGACGGTGGTGATCTTTGTGTTGATATCAAGTACGACGACACGCTGTCCAAAGCT TGCTACGACCTCGCTGAGAGGTGGAATCATGCCAGGGACAGCGAAGACTTTTCCGATTTCTCACCCAAGGATGTTGAGAATTTCTCTACTACCCAGAAAG TGATCATGCTCGACCGACTCGAGACCTACCCCGCTTTCCCTCCCAAAGCGGTCTCTGCTCTGGATAAGGCCtactctctctcttccaccggTAACGCCGAGATCGCCCTCCGTTTCTTTGAGATTGCACTCAAATCTTCTGCTGATTATGCCGAAAAGGCGGCCGAATGGGTCGTTTCcaaaggaaggatgaagTTCTGCCGACCAGTTTTCAGGTTGTTGAATGAGCAAGCACCAGAgttggcgaagaagacgttTATGGAGCATGCCGGGTTTTATCACCCTATtgcgaggaagatgattgcAAAGGATCTCGGCCTCAAGGTAGAGTAA
- a CDS encoding hypothetical protein (HMMPfam hit to ATP-synt_10, ATP10 protein, score: 21.9, E(): 1.4e-08), translating into MPPRLPFQPRALRLAPITPLAGPSRLLATAPPTNSKPKGKSPASGDIPPLQRPPGTPIKPSSSPKSWQQKKDEMLDDDRAKAKRKAFRHLKRLHEAKQGYFHDYNQARTARGGKLWIAPNVLIREDKANYFPDISGKSLLGQNVHTTDLFRGKATLVAIISTRLSEEHVQSFVQPVLEDLEGHPDFQYLTINHQPNALKSLLVSFFTSSLKRIIPEHQWPTYLISTGSWSPIDVIQPLGLGNSLLGYIFLVDHNAKVRWAACGLATEEEVKNFRRAAAVLVGRMKGGVGAGAVAGSKAGEKAVEGVVDPALSGSH; encoded by the exons ATGCCTCCCAGACTCCCATTCCAGCCACGGGCACTCCGACTTGCGCCAATTACCCCGCTCGCAGGCCCCTCGAGGCTCCTGGCAACCGCCCCTCCGACAAACTCCAAGCCAAAAGGTAAATCACCCGCCTCGGGCGACATTCCCCCCCTTCAGCGGCCACCGGGAACCCCTATCAAACCCAGTTCATCTCCTAAATCATggcagcagaagaaggatgagatgcTCGATGATGACCGTGCGAAAGCCAAGAGGAAGGCATT TCGACACTTGAAAAGATTACATGAAGCGAAGCAAGGGTATTTCCACGATTATAATCAAGCTAGAACAGCAAGGGGTGGTAAACTCTGGATAGCGCCGAATGTTCTCATTCGCGAAGAC AAAGCAAACTACTTCCCCGACATTTCTGGTAAATCCCTTCTTGGACAGAATGTCCATACAACGGACTTGTTCAGGGGCAAGGCAACACTTGTGGCTATCATCTCCACCCGATTATCAGAAGAGCACGTTCAGTCTTTCGTTCAGCCTGTACTGGAGGATTTGGAAGGGCACCCGGATTTCCAGTATCTTACT ATCAACCATCAACCCAACGCTCTCAAATCTCTCCTcgtatccttcttcacctcttccctcaaACGTATTATCCCTGAACACCAGTGGCCTACATATCTAATCTCCACCGGCTCCTGGTCGCCCATCGACGTCATCCAGCCTCTCGGACTTGGTAACAGTCTATTGGGGTACATCTTCTTAGTGGATCATAACGCTAAAGTGAGGTGGGCGGCGTGTGGGCTCGCgactgaggaggaggtaaAGAACTTTAGGAGGGCAGCGGCAGTACTGGttggaaggatgaaaggTGGAGTTGGGGCTGGGGCTGTGGCTGGGAGTAAAGCGGGGGAAAAGGCGGTAGAAGGGGTGGTGGACCCTGCATTGAGCGGATCACATTAG